A single region of the Ascaphus truei isolate aAscTru1 chromosome 6, aAscTru1.hap1, whole genome shotgun sequence genome encodes:
- the EVA1B gene encoding protein eva-1 homolog B produces METHKKEMEFLSNSIAAYAHIRDNPESFGLYFVLGVCFGLVLTLCLLVIRISCKPRTPSLPPKQKKTPPKDCAKQPVSIVGDEEDPESDDNEETFILSPVTETPLGNHSPVDGTLAVNVFTSAEELERAQRLEERERIIREIWRNGQPDILGTGAGTIGRVHYY; encoded by the exons ATGGAGACTCACAAAAAAGAGATGGAGTTCCTGAGTAACAGCATTGCAGCGTACGCTCACATCCGAG ATAACCCAGAGTCCTTTGGTCTTTACTTTGTGCTCGGCGTCTGCTTCGGGCTGGTTTTAACCCTCTGCCTGCTGGTGATCCGTATCTCCTGCAAGCCGCGGACCCCCAGCCTGCCTCCTAAGCAAAAGAAGACCCCGCCCAAGGACTGCGCCAAGCAGCCCGTGTCTATTGTGGGAGACGAGGAGGATCCGGAGAGCGACGACAATGAGGAAACGTTCATACTAAGTCCCGTAACGGAGACACCGCTGGGCAACCACTCGCCTGTGGACGGCACGCTGGCGGTCAACGTGTTCACGTCAGCGGAGGAGCTGGAACGTGCCCAGAGGCTGGAGGAGCGGGAGAGGATTATTCGGGAAATCTGGCGCAATGGGCAGCCCGATATCCTGGGTACAGGAGCTGGCACTATAGGCCGAGTGCATTACTATTAA